A single genomic interval of Bradyrhizobium sp. AZCC 1693 harbors:
- a CDS encoding efflux RND transporter periplasmic adaptor subunit, which produces MSKSRTIRWALLIVAIAGLGYSGWQRLQSHPAQADARKRVPARAAVPVRITAVEQADFPVYQTGLGTVQGFNTVVVRTRVDGQINRIAFQEGQFVKEGDTLVEIDPRPFQAALDQAKAKKAQDEANLANASLDLQRFTKLGEFATRQQTDTQRSTVAQLTAQIQADTAAIENAQTQLDYATVRAPISGIVGLRQVDVGNIVNAASQTGIVTIAQIEPIAVIFTAPEDQLPDIKTALAAGSPKTIALSTDGKRMLSTGTLSLINNQVDTSSGTVRLKAVFDNKDHALWPGQSVSTRLLIATLKDATVIPDDAVQHGANGLYAYTVNKENKAELRKISVTRAIDGRSVVDEGLAPGEQVITAGQFKVQPGTLVTTAVASSDQAQARTTSE; this is translated from the coding sequence ATGTCGAAGTCACGCACCATTCGTTGGGCTTTGCTGATCGTAGCAATCGCCGGGCTGGGTTATTCGGGCTGGCAGCGATTGCAGAGCCATCCGGCGCAGGCTGACGCTCGGAAGCGCGTGCCTGCCCGAGCCGCCGTCCCCGTGCGAATTACGGCGGTCGAACAGGCCGATTTTCCGGTCTACCAGACCGGCCTCGGCACCGTGCAAGGTTTCAACACCGTGGTGGTCCGCACCCGCGTCGACGGTCAGATCAACCGGATCGCGTTTCAGGAGGGCCAGTTCGTCAAGGAGGGCGATACGTTGGTCGAGATCGATCCGCGGCCGTTCCAGGCCGCGCTCGACCAGGCCAAGGCCAAGAAGGCCCAGGACGAAGCCAACCTTGCCAACGCCAGTCTCGACCTGCAGCGCTTTACCAAGCTCGGCGAATTCGCCACCCGGCAACAGACCGATACGCAGCGCTCGACCGTCGCGCAGCTCACGGCGCAGATCCAGGCCGACACGGCGGCGATCGAGAACGCGCAGACCCAGCTCGATTACGCCACCGTCAGGGCGCCGATCTCCGGTATCGTCGGGCTCCGGCAGGTCGATGTCGGCAATATCGTCAATGCCGCATCGCAGACCGGCATCGTGACCATCGCCCAGATCGAGCCGATCGCGGTGATCTTCACCGCGCCGGAAGACCAGTTGCCGGATATCAAGACCGCGCTCGCCGCCGGCTCTCCCAAGACGATCGCGCTCTCCACCGACGGCAAGCGGATGCTTTCGACCGGCACGCTTTCGCTGATCAACAACCAGGTCGACACGTCGAGCGGCACCGTCAGGCTCAAGGCCGTGTTCGACAACAAGGATCATGCGCTGTGGCCGGGCCAGTCGGTTTCAACCCGGCTGCTGATCGCAACGCTGAAGGACGCAACCGTAATCCCCGACGATGCCGTTCAGCATGGCGCCAATGGCCTTTATGCCTACACGGTCAACAAGGAGAACAAGGCTGAACTCCGCAAGATCAGCGTGACGCGCGCGATCGACGGCCGTTCCGTGGTCGACGAAGGGCTGGCGCCCGGCGAGCAGGTGATCACGGCGGGCCAGTTTAAGGTTCAGCCGGGCACGCTGGTGACGACGGCGGTCGCCAGTTCGGATCAGGCTCAGGCCAGGACGACCAGCGAATGA
- a CDS encoding TonB-dependent receptor, which produces MNFAKAPRSLRFEAAVNSLGQTVENNSGKKVSAVAGLIAVASFSGAEAQQSNLPPVTVDAPVARPRPAASKPSPDQLSARSALRRAARRAQPAQVAPVPFPNAGSLAADRNPYADAAAPYKVDRVQASGKFPEPLLNTPKTITVLSKEVLADQNSTTLKSAVLNTAGVTLGTGEGGNAFGDRFFIRGFDARNDVFLDGMRDAGVSVRENFFTEQVEILRGPASSFAGRGTTGGAINIVTKQASTEKSFYNMDTTFGTDHTKRVVLDVNQVISPTLAVRAGGLFQDAGVAGRDYIKDDRDGGFIAAKWTPLDTVKLYANYIHTNLHGLPDFGVPYYRPGAPQPNNRFTNTSGGPYPDFGVNRNNFYGLVNRDYYSIKQDIGTFGGEVAITPDLTLSNKSRVQRSVLDYIGTLPEGPNTTTNTINLNPQSRYQVTENIANQTEATYKFGLAGWKHTALGGVEVSREIASIDKYANLSSEQLGGTALGSIPNASIYAPQYTFANVGINPTWAGLPTKVAIDTKSVYLLDTANYNDFVILNGGVRLDDYHIKVSGFSTASVFGAQDQRYSLPNFNLGMVLKPLPIASIYTAYATSSNPVGAEFDGTSVQYGGLAPSLNGNPNQIFGPEKNKAVEVGTKWELFDRHLLLTAALFQTEKENARESRNTTVNGQTVSLITAGAAYKIQGIDLGVGGKITDKWSVFGGLVLMKSEVTKSLVPSPQPLIYPTNVGLKLANVAHQSFSMLSKYQLTDVWEIGGQAVYRSKMYGGTFLAANQGTQLPSYWRFDTFVEAKVNKNWTAKLFVANITNKLYYDALYQSATPFVFVAPGRSVSMVLSARF; this is translated from the coding sequence ATGAATTTTGCAAAGGCACCGAGGTCGCTTCGTTTTGAAGCGGCGGTCAACTCGCTCGGTCAAACGGTTGAAAACAATTCCGGCAAGAAGGTTTCCGCCGTTGCGGGCCTCATTGCGGTGGCGTCGTTTTCCGGCGCTGAAGCGCAGCAATCCAACCTCCCGCCGGTGACGGTCGATGCCCCGGTCGCTCGCCCGCGTCCTGCTGCGTCAAAACCTTCGCCGGACCAGCTCAGCGCCCGCAGCGCGCTGCGTCGCGCCGCCCGCCGCGCACAGCCGGCGCAGGTCGCCCCCGTGCCGTTCCCGAATGCGGGGAGCCTGGCGGCGGATCGCAATCCCTATGCGGATGCCGCCGCGCCCTACAAGGTCGATCGCGTGCAGGCCTCCGGCAAGTTTCCGGAGCCGCTGCTGAACACGCCGAAAACCATCACGGTGCTCAGCAAGGAAGTGTTGGCGGATCAGAACTCCACCACGCTGAAGTCGGCCGTTCTGAATACGGCTGGCGTGACGCTCGGCACCGGCGAGGGCGGCAATGCCTTCGGCGATCGCTTCTTCATCCGCGGCTTCGATGCCCGCAACGACGTTTTCCTCGATGGTATGCGCGACGCCGGCGTCAGCGTCCGCGAGAACTTCTTTACCGAGCAGGTTGAGATCTTGCGTGGACCTGCCTCGTCTTTTGCCGGACGCGGCACCACCGGCGGCGCGATCAACATTGTGACCAAGCAGGCGTCGACCGAGAAAAGCTTCTATAATATGGACACCACGTTCGGCACTGACCACACCAAGCGGGTCGTGCTCGACGTCAACCAGGTGATCAGCCCGACGCTTGCGGTGCGCGCGGGTGGCCTGTTCCAGGATGCCGGCGTCGCCGGCCGCGACTACATCAAGGACGACCGTGACGGCGGATTTATCGCGGCGAAGTGGACACCGCTCGATACTGTCAAATTGTACGCGAACTACATTCACACCAATCTGCATGGCTTGCCCGATTTCGGTGTGCCCTATTACCGGCCCGGGGCGCCACAGCCCAACAACCGGTTCACCAACACGTCGGGCGGTCCGTACCCGGACTTCGGCGTCAACCGCAACAATTTCTACGGCCTCGTCAATCGCGACTATTACAGCATCAAGCAGGACATCGGAACCTTTGGCGGCGAGGTCGCGATCACCCCGGATTTGACGTTGAGCAACAAGAGCAGGGTACAGCGCTCGGTGCTTGACTACATCGGAACGCTTCCGGAAGGGCCGAACACCACCACAAACACGATCAACCTCAATCCGCAAAGCCGCTATCAGGTCACCGAAAATATCGCCAACCAGACCGAGGCGACGTACAAGTTCGGTTTAGCCGGATGGAAGCATACCGCGCTCGGCGGCGTGGAAGTCTCGCGCGAGATCGCGAGCATTGACAAGTATGCCAACCTCAGTTCGGAACAACTGGGTGGAACCGCCCTCGGATCGATACCCAACGCCAGCATTTATGCGCCCCAGTACACGTTTGCGAATGTCGGCATCAACCCGACCTGGGCCGGCCTGCCGACCAAGGTCGCGATCGACACCAAGAGCGTCTATCTGCTCGACACCGCCAACTACAACGATTTCGTCATCCTCAACGGCGGCGTTCGCCTCGACGATTATCACATCAAGGTTAGCGGGTTCAGCACGGCGAGCGTGTTCGGCGCGCAGGACCAGCGTTACAGTCTGCCGAATTTCAACCTCGGCATGGTCCTCAAACCGCTGCCGATCGCGAGCATCTACACGGCCTACGCGACATCCTCGAATCCGGTCGGCGCCGAATTCGACGGCACCAGCGTGCAATATGGCGGACTGGCACCGTCATTGAACGGCAACCCCAACCAAATTTTCGGGCCTGAAAAGAACAAGGCGGTCGAGGTCGGCACCAAATGGGAGTTGTTCGACCGGCATTTGCTGCTGACCGCGGCGCTGTTCCAGACCGAGAAGGAAAATGCGCGCGAGTCGCGAAATACCACGGTGAATGGGCAGACGGTGTCTCTTATCACCGCCGGCGCGGCCTATAAGATCCAGGGCATCGATCTCGGCGTCGGTGGCAAGATCACGGACAAGTGGAGCGTGTTCGGCGGACTTGTGCTGATGAAATCGGAGGTGACGAAGTCGCTCGTACCTTCGCCGCAACCGCTGATCTATCCGACCAATGTCGGTTTGAAGCTGGCCAACGTCGCGCACCAATCGTTCAGCATGTTGAGCAAATACCAGCTCACCGATGTCTGGGAGATCGGCGGCCAGGCGGTGTACCGGTCCAAGATGTATGGCGGCACCTTCCTCGCCGCCAACCAGGGCACGCAACTGCCGAGCTATTGGCGCTTCGATACGTTCGTGGAAGCCAAGGTCAACAAAAACTGGACCGCAAAGCTGTTCGTCGCCAACATCACCAACAAGCTCTACTACGACGCGTTGTACCAAAGCGCGACCCCGTTCGTGTTCGTGGCGCCGGGCCGTAGCGTGAGCATGGTGCTTTCGGCACGGTTCTAG
- a CDS encoding Fe2+-dependent dioxygenase yields MLICVPEVLSKDDVADFRRIMDASAWEDGRSTAGAQSALVKKNEQLPPDSEVARALGNRVLSALTASPRFISAAIPLQIFPPLFNRYVASGGHHFGLHVDNGVRGDRLTGQRIRTDLSVTLFLSEPDEYDGGELVVEDLYGSHEIKLAAGDLVLYPASSLHLVTPVTRGMRVASFFWLQSMVRDAHARSLIFDLDTSIQALVERLGRDDPETVKLTGIYHNLIRYWAEV; encoded by the coding sequence ATGCTGATCTGCGTCCCCGAGGTGCTGAGCAAGGATGATGTGGCGGATTTCCGCCGCATCATGGACGCCTCCGCCTGGGAGGACGGCCGCTCCACCGCCGGCGCGCAATCCGCACTGGTGAAGAAGAACGAGCAGCTTCCGCCGGACAGCGAGGTCGCGCGCGCGCTCGGCAATCGCGTGCTTTCGGCATTGACGGCCAGTCCGCGGTTCATCTCGGCGGCGATCCCGCTGCAGATCTTCCCGCCGCTATTTAATCGTTACGTGGCCTCCGGCGGGCACCATTTCGGCCTCCATGTCGACAACGGGGTGAGGGGAGATCGTCTCACCGGCCAGCGGATCCGGACCGACCTGTCGGTGACGCTGTTTCTGTCGGAGCCGGACGAGTATGACGGGGGCGAGCTGGTGGTCGAGGATCTCTATGGTTCCCACGAAATCAAGCTCGCGGCCGGGGACCTCGTGCTTTATCCTGCGTCTAGTTTGCATCTGGTCACGCCGGTCACACGAGGTATGCGTGTGGCATCTTTTTTCTGGCTGCAGAGCATGGTACGGGATGCACACGCCCGTAGCCTGATCTTCGATCTCGACACCTCGATCCAGGCCCTTGTGGAGCGGCTGGGGCGAGACGACCCTGAAACGGTCAAATTGACCGGTATCTATCACAACCTGATCCGCTACTGGGCCGAAGTATGA
- the exbB gene encoding tonB-system energizer ExbB, producing MKNMSLSRVTTFAVISALAMLSLAGPSSAQQGTTPAAPTAPVAQQAPAVSQLPVAPAAQSAQPAAPSDAAATPAEREGKPLKATAAELKELSPWSMFKSADVLVKAVMLGLAFASLVTWTIFIAKMLELTVVQRKLRSALAKIADARSLAEAQFALGAKGSVLASFLAAAMREARLSAGISSDAGIKERAASSFAEIVRAEARRIRLGMGLLATIGATSPFVGLFGTVWGIMNSFIGISKSQTTNLAVVAPGIAEALLATAIGLVAAIPAVIIYNHFARVTKGYLELVSRASGAAGRLLSRDLDRTHVSGSHSRTAAE from the coding sequence ATGAAGAACATGTCTCTTTCTCGCGTGACGACATTTGCGGTGATCTCGGCGCTGGCGATGCTGTCGCTGGCGGGGCCGTCGTCGGCCCAGCAGGGCACGACCCCTGCGGCGCCGACCGCACCTGTGGCCCAGCAGGCGCCCGCCGTATCGCAGTTGCCCGTTGCCCCGGCGGCGCAGTCGGCTCAGCCTGCCGCGCCTTCCGATGCGGCGGCGACGCCGGCCGAACGTGAAGGAAAGCCTCTGAAGGCCACGGCCGCCGAACTCAAGGAATTGTCGCCTTGGTCGATGTTCAAGTCGGCCGACGTACTGGTCAAGGCGGTGATGCTCGGCCTCGCCTTTGCTTCGCTCGTGACCTGGACCATCTTCATCGCCAAGATGCTCGAACTGACCGTGGTTCAGCGCAAGCTGCGCTCGGCGCTGGCCAAGATCGCCGACGCGCGGTCGCTGGCGGAAGCGCAATTCGCGCTCGGCGCCAAGGGCAGTGTGCTGGCGTCCTTCCTTGCGGCGGCGATGCGCGAGGCGCGGCTATCGGCGGGCATCTCCAGCGACGCGGGCATCAAGGAGCGCGCCGCTTCGAGCTTTGCGGAAATCGTGCGCGCCGAGGCGCGGCGGATCCGGCTCGGCATGGGCCTGTTGGCGACCATCGGCGCGACGTCGCCCTTTGTCGGACTGTTCGGCACCGTCTGGGGCATCATGAACAGTTTTATCGGCATTTCGAAATCGCAGACCACGAACCTTGCCGTGGTGGCGCCCGGCATCGCCGAAGCGCTGCTTGCCACCGCGATCGGTCTCGTTGCCGCGATCCCGGCCGTCATCATCTACAATCACTTTGCGCGCGTCACCAAAGGCTACCTCGAACTGGTCAGCCGTGCATCGGGTGCCGCGGGACGGCTGCTGTCGCGCGATCTCGACCGTACCCATGTCAGCGGCTCGCATTCCCGCACGGCGGCGGAGTAG
- the exbD gene encoding TonB system transport protein ExbD, whose product MGASIAEHDVDDDSDFAESHEINVTPFIDVILVLLIIFMVAAPLSTVDLPIDLPTSTATPQKKPDKPTYVSIKPDLSVAIGENMVKRVDLVRSLDGMADASKERHIFLRADRAVPYGELMDVLEILRAGGYSKIKLVALEGVPEAAASQAAPAKP is encoded by the coding sequence ATGGGCGCCTCGATCGCAGAACACGACGTCGATGACGACAGCGATTTCGCGGAATCGCACGAGATCAATGTCACGCCGTTCATCGACGTCATTCTCGTTCTGCTGATCATCTTCATGGTCGCGGCGCCGTTGTCGACCGTCGACCTGCCGATCGATCTGCCGACCTCGACCGCAACCCCGCAGAAGAAGCCGGACAAGCCCACTTATGTGAGCATCAAGCCGGATCTCTCGGTTGCGATCGGGGAAAACATGGTCAAGCGCGTCGACCTGGTGCGTTCGCTCGATGGGATGGCCGATGCCAGCAAGGAGCGCCACATCTTCCTGCGCGCCGACCGTGCCGTGCCCTATGGCGAATTGATGGACGTCCTCGAAATCCTGCGCGCCGGCGGCTATTCCAAGATCAAGCTGGTGGCGCTCGAAGGCGTTCCCGAAGCAGCGGCGTCGCAGGCGGCGCCGGCAAAGCCTTGA
- a CDS encoding energy transducer TonB, translating to MTALDEQKPSRRLWVFAAVTALVLHVGGAALAIAHLQTEEADDALGASAIEIGLEMASVRREVTDLPPGPDTDASAASPQLSEQKAEVKETELPQDKPTEPEEADRVVTENESKKPKEDDPKIAAVQTQASTESIAAEATATPSSEAIPEGQRSVAPVIGTGESARRARATWQKELVAHLDKHKRYPKERQQKSAEIQVRFTLDRLGHVLATDIEKGSGDPAFDEAALAMVRRSDPVPMPPPVIADEGLTFTLPVIFRVKNKS from the coding sequence TTGACCGCGCTCGACGAGCAAAAACCCTCCCGGCGGCTCTGGGTTTTTGCCGCGGTGACCGCGCTCGTGCTTCACGTCGGCGGCGCGGCGCTGGCGATTGCGCATTTGCAGACCGAAGAAGCCGATGACGCCCTCGGCGCGTCGGCGATCGAGATCGGGCTCGAAATGGCCTCTGTCCGCCGGGAGGTGACCGACCTCCCACCGGGTCCGGACACCGATGCTTCCGCGGCTTCGCCTCAGCTCTCCGAACAGAAGGCCGAGGTCAAGGAAACCGAACTCCCGCAGGACAAGCCGACCGAGCCCGAAGAGGCCGACCGGGTGGTGACGGAGAACGAGTCGAAGAAGCCGAAAGAGGACGATCCGAAGATCGCGGCGGTGCAGACGCAGGCTTCCACCGAGTCGATTGCCGCCGAAGCCACCGCGACGCCGAGTTCTGAGGCGATTCCGGAAGGGCAGCGTTCCGTCGCGCCGGTGATCGGCACAGGCGAGAGCGCGCGGCGTGCACGCGCGACATGGCAAAAGGAGCTGGTTGCGCATCTCGACAAGCACAAGCGGTACCCGAAGGAACGGCAGCAAAAATCCGCCGAGATCCAGGTGCGCTTCACGCTCGACCGCCTGGGCCACGTGCTCGCGACCGATATCGAAAAGGGCTCGGGCGATCCGGCCTTCGACGAGGCCGCGCTAGCGATGGTGCGGCGCTCCGATCCGGTGCCGATGCCGCCACCGGTGATCGCCGACGAAGGCCTGACCTTCACGTTGCCTGTGATCTTCCGCGTCAAGAACAAGAGCTGA
- a CDS encoding site-2 protease family protein has product MNISLYDISVWVFPLLIAITFHEAAHGFVAYRLGDKTAWQLGRVSFNPLKHIDPFGTVILPAVLLLSHSPFLFGYAKPVPVNFRNLNNPRLDMVWVALAGPATNIILATMVAFAFHALPLVPADAAKWTADNLKNAFLINIVLAIFNMMPIPPLDGGRVAVGLLPQVLAYPLSRLEPYGMLILLGLLILLPVIGAQLGLNLDVISVILRTLTGYVISALLFITGNA; this is encoded by the coding sequence TTGAACATCTCTCTTTACGACATCTCGGTCTGGGTGTTCCCCCTCCTCATCGCCATCACCTTTCACGAGGCCGCCCACGGCTTTGTGGCGTACCGGCTTGGCGACAAGACTGCCTGGCAGCTTGGCCGGGTCAGTTTCAATCCCCTCAAGCATATCGACCCCTTTGGCACCGTGATTCTGCCGGCCGTGCTGCTGCTGTCGCATTCGCCGTTCTTGTTCGGTTATGCCAAGCCGGTCCCGGTGAATTTCCGGAACCTGAACAACCCCCGGCTCGACATGGTCTGGGTGGCGCTGGCGGGGCCCGCCACCAACATCATCCTGGCGACGATGGTGGCGTTTGCCTTTCATGCCCTGCCCTTGGTGCCGGCGGACGCCGCGAAATGGACCGCGGACAATCTCAAAAACGCTTTCCTGATCAATATCGTGTTGGCGATCTTCAACATGATGCCGATCCCGCCGCTGGACGGCGGCCGGGTCGCCGTCGGACTCTTGCCGCAGGTGCTGGCTTACCCGCTGTCGCGACTGGAACCGTACGGGATGTTGATCCTGCTCGGACTTCTGATCCTGCTTCCCGTCATCGGCGCGCAGCTCGGCCTAAATCTTGATGTTATTTCGGTGATACTTCGAACTTTGACCGGATATGTGATCAGCGCGCTTCTCTTCATCACCGGCAACGCTTAA
- a CDS encoding GFA family protein, protein MIREGGCFCGAVRFKTEGEPLNVRICHCRNCQKAMGSPFFARALFDQRALTVEGETARYPSSEALDRVFCKACGTRLFSRRTNGTVVGVALAVFDDRNAFAPTEHIWVSEKMAWVRLDDGLRQYPETVLQ, encoded by the coding sequence ATGATCAGAGAAGGCGGATGTTTCTGCGGCGCGGTCCGGTTCAAGACCGAGGGCGAGCCGCTCAACGTCCGCATCTGCCACTGCCGCAACTGCCAGAAGGCGATGGGCTCGCCGTTTTTTGCCCGCGCGCTGTTCGACCAGCGGGCGCTGACGGTTGAAGGCGAGACGGCCCGCTATCCCTCCTCGGAGGCGCTCGACCGGGTATTCTGCAAGGCTTGCGGGACGCGGCTGTTTTCGCGCCGGACCAACGGCACCGTCGTGGGCGTTGCGCTGGCCGTCTTCGACGACCGCAACGCCTTTGCGCCGACCGAGCACATCTGGGTCTCGGAGAAGATGGCGTGGGTGCGGCTCGACGACGGGCTGCGGCAGTATCCGGAGACGGTTCTCCAGTAG
- a CDS encoding RidA family protein produces the protein MPVQLRSINAKSAPQAVGGYSQALETTNGARRLYISGQIPVTRDGTVPESFSAQARLAWTNVLAQLEAADMTIGNLVKVTIFLSDRKFALENRQARQDALGDHAPALTVIIAGIFDEAWLLEIEAIAEA, from the coding sequence ATGCCCGTTCAACTTCGATCGATAAACGCCAAATCTGCACCTCAAGCCGTTGGTGGTTATTCTCAAGCCTTGGAAACAACGAACGGCGCCCGGCGGCTTTACATCAGCGGCCAGATTCCCGTGACTCGCGACGGCACAGTGCCGGAGAGCTTTAGTGCACAGGCGAGACTTGCATGGACCAATGTCCTTGCGCAGCTCGAAGCCGCGGACATGACCATCGGCAACCTCGTCAAGGTGACCATCTTCCTGTCCGATCGAAAATTCGCCCTCGAAAACCGTCAAGCGCGACAGGATGCCTTGGGAGACCATGCTCCCGCGCTCACAGTCATCATTGCCGGCATTTTCGACGAAGCCTGGCTGTTGGAAATCGAAGCAATCGCCGAAGCATGA
- a CDS encoding SDR family NAD(P)-dependent oxidoreductase, whose amino-acid sequence MNKIDLNGRCAVVTGGAQGFGRAIAERFVASGAKVAIWDHDLPFAEKTAKEIGAAVSAFKVDVSDLAAVEKTRDETLKALGKIDILVNNAGIAGINKTVWETDLDEWRKVLRINLDGPFICCKAVVPAMLAQKYGRIVNIASIAGKEGNPNAAHYSASKAGLIALTKSLGKELAQHDILVNAVTPAAAKTAIFDQLTQQHIDFMLSKIPKGRFVLVEELAAMVAWLASEDCAFSTGAVFDISGGRATY is encoded by the coding sequence ATGAACAAGATCGATCTGAACGGCCGTTGCGCTGTCGTCACCGGCGGGGCTCAGGGGTTTGGCCGCGCGATCGCCGAACGCTTCGTCGCCTCCGGCGCGAAAGTCGCGATCTGGGATCATGACCTGCCGTTTGCGGAAAAGACCGCAAAGGAAATCGGCGCTGCCGTCTCGGCCTTCAAGGTCGACGTCTCCGACCTCGCCGCCGTCGAGAAGACCCGCGATGAGACGCTGAAGGCGCTGGGCAAGATCGATATCCTTGTCAACAACGCCGGAATCGCCGGCATCAACAAGACGGTGTGGGAAACCGACCTCGATGAATGGCGCAAGGTGCTGCGCATCAATCTCGACGGCCCCTTCATCTGCTGCAAGGCGGTGGTGCCGGCGATGCTGGCGCAGAAATACGGCCGCATCGTCAACATCGCCTCGATCGCCGGCAAGGAAGGCAACCCCAACGCGGCGCATTATTCGGCCTCGAAGGCCGGCCTGATCGCGCTGACCAAATCGCTCGGCAAGGAACTCGCCCAGCATGACATCCTGGTCAACGCGGTGACACCCGCGGCGGCGAAAACCGCGATCTTCGACCAGCTGACGCAGCAGCACATCGACTTCATGCTGTCGAAGATTCCAAAAGGTCGTTTTGTGCTGGTGGAAGAACTCGCGGCGATGGTGGCGTGGCTGGCGTCGGAGGATTGCGCCTTCTCGACCGGCGCCGTATTCGACATTTCCGGCGGCCGGGCGACGTACTAA
- a CDS encoding SDR family oxidoreductase, with amino-acid sequence MSDRLKGKRAFVTAAAVGIGRACALAFAREGATVFATDIDEAKLEALKGEGIAEVAKLDVRDSAAVAAMAGRAGNTDILLNAAGFVHNGTVLDCSDEDWDFSFDLNVKSMHRTIRAFLPGMLENGKGTIVNISSAAGVVKAAPNRYVYGATKAAVAALTKSVAVDFIAKGIRCNCICPGTIETPSMLQRAAAAGPGGREMFVSRQPMGRLGTAEEIAALAVYLASDESAFTTGVAHVIDGGWTL; translated from the coding sequence ATGTCAGACCGCCTGAAGGGCAAGCGCGCCTTCGTCACCGCCGCCGCCGTGGGAATCGGCCGCGCCTGTGCGCTGGCTTTTGCGCGTGAGGGGGCGACGGTGTTCGCCACCGACATCGACGAGGCCAAGCTCGAAGCCCTCAAGGGCGAAGGTATCGCGGAAGTGGCGAAGCTCGACGTCCGCGACAGCGCTGCCGTCGCCGCCATGGCCGGGCGCGCCGGCAACACCGACATCCTGCTCAATGCGGCAGGCTTCGTGCATAACGGCACCGTGCTGGATTGCTCCGACGAGGACTGGGATTTTTCCTTCGACCTCAACGTCAAGTCGATGCACCGTACGATCCGCGCATTCCTGCCGGGCATGCTGGAGAATGGCAAAGGTACAATCGTCAACATCTCCTCGGCAGCCGGCGTGGTAAAGGCTGCGCCCAATCGCTACGTCTATGGCGCGACCAAGGCCGCGGTCGCGGCGCTGACCAAGTCGGTGGCGGTGGACTTCATCGCCAAAGGCATCCGCTGCAACTGCATCTGCCCCGGCACCATTGAGACGCCCTCGATGCTGCAACGGGCGGCGGCGGCGGGCCCCGGCGGGCGCGAGATGTTCGTCTCGCGGCAACCGATGGGCCGGCTCGGCACCGCCGAGGAAATCGCAGCCCTTGCCGTCTATCTCGCCAGCGACGAGAGCGCGTTCACGACCGGCGTCGCGCATGTCATCGACGGCGGCTGGACGCTGTAG